The genome window ACCCACACGTAGTACGTGCCGGGCGGCAGGCTGCCGAGCGCCGGGTCGAGCGCCTTCGACATCGTCGAGCACGTCCCCGGGCCGTCGTCGTCGTCCTCGAGGATCTCGACGCCGTTCGCGTCGACGAGGTGCATCACCGTGTCGCCGTTGCAGGTCGCGGGGTTGCCGAGCGCGTGCACCATGAGGTTCGGGCTCGCGCCGCCCGGCAGATCGAACACGAAGTAGTCGACGTCCGAGGCCGGATCGATCTTCGCGCGCCAGCTCGACGTCGCCGGCCAGAGCGGCGTCGCCGTCGCCGTCGTGTCGTTCGACTCGATCTCCCACGGCTCCTCGGCCAGGCACATCGCGTCGCAGCCGTCGCCCGGCGTGTTGTTCCCGTCGTCGCATTGCTCGGGCGGGTTCGAGAGCAGGCCGTCGCCGCAGCCCGGCGCGCTCGCCTTTACTTTGAGCACATACAAGGGCGAGGTCTCGTCGTTCAGGTACTCCTCCACCATCACCACGTACGTGCCGACGGGCAGGTTCTTCGCGGCCGTGTCGAGGATGGGGTTGATGAGCGAGCACGAGTCCACGCCGTCCTCGTCGTCCGACACGAGCAGCATGTTCGTGGGTGAGTAGAGGTAGATCTTCGAGTCGAAGCCGCTCGGGCAGCCGCCTTGTCCGTCCGTCACCTCGATGGTGACGCTCGAGCCCGGCGCGGTGACCTCGAAGCTGAAGTAGTCCTGATCCCCCGCGGGCGTGATCTGCGCGACGGCGCCGTCGAAGCCCACGAGCGAGTCGGCCTGGTTGTTCGGCTGGTTCGGCTCCGACTCCGTCAGGAAGTTTCCTTCGAACTGGCAGGTCGGCGAGCAGCCGTCGCCCGCGGCCGTGTTCCCGTCGTCGCATTGCTCCCCGACCTGCACCATGTTGTCGCCGCAGCCGGGTTCGAAGAGCTGGTAGGTGAGCTCGTACCAGGCCTGCGCCTCGTCGTTCGAAAACTCCTCGACCATCACCGCGTACTTGCCGGCGGGCAGGTTCGTGACCGAGGTGTCGACCATGGGATCGAGCAGCGAGCAGTTGTCGACCCCGTCGTCGTCGTCCGCCGCGATCTCCGCGCCTTGCGTGTCGTAGAGGTAGATCTTCGAGTCGAAGCCGCTCGGGCAGGCGTTCTGGCCGTTCGTGATCTCGAGCCGCACGCTCGTGCCGGGCACGGTCACTTCGAAGCTGAAGAAGTCCTGATCGCCGATGGGCTGGATCGCCGCGACCACGCCGTTCGTGCCGCTGATCGCGTTCGCCATGTTCTGCGGCTGGTTCGGCTCCATCTCGGTCGGGTAGTTGCCCTCGAGCTTGCAGTCGGCCGTGCAGCCGTCGCCGGGCGTCGTGTTGCCGTCGTCGCACTGCTCGGCGGCTTGCACGAGCCCGTCGCCGCAGCCGGGCGCCACGACCTGGATGTCGGCCACGTAGAACGGCAGCGCCGAGAACGACGCGCTCTCCACCTGCACCGAGTACGTGCCCACCGCGAGGTTGCCCATGGCGGGGTTGCTCGCGGGCAGGAGCTGCGAGCAGAGACCGGGCCCGCTGTTCGTGTCCTGCCCGATGAAGGCACCACCCGGCCCGAAGACACGCACGAGCGTGGCCACGCCGGCCGGGCAGCCGCCCATGCCGTCGCCCGTCGACACCTTGAGGACCGAGCCGGGCTCGGTCACCTCGATCGAGAACACGTCGACGTCACCCGTCGGGTGGATGGATGCCGTGAACCCGAGCGTCCCCGGCGCGACCGGATTCGCGGACGCGGGCAGGTTGTTCTGCTCCGTCTCCGCGGGGTAGTCCGCGGTGCCCACGGGTGGCTCGAACCCGCCGCCCGCGCCGCTCGACGAGCTCGACGAGGACGACGAGGACGACGACGCGCTCGACGAGCTCGACGACGACGCGCCGCCGCCGATGCCGCCCATGCCTCCGGCGCCGCCGACGTCGCTGCCTCCGGCGCCGCCGATGCCGCCCGTGCTTCCGCCGCCGCCGCCGATACCGCCCATGTTTCCGGCTCCCCCGGCGTCTCCGCCGTCTCCGCCTTCGCCGCCGACGCCGCCTGAGCTCACGGCCGTGGCGCAGCCCTGGAGCGTGGCGGCGGCGAGGAGGAGGCCCGTGGTCATCGAAGCGAGGGCAGCGAGTCGGAAGGTGCGGCGGAGTTGATTCATCGGTCGTTCCTCGGGGACTTCGGAGGACAAGAACACGCTCCGGCGCGCCCGTTCGGCGCGCCAAGCTGACTCAACGATTACGGTAGCCGCCGGGCCGGCGCAACGTCCGCGCGTGCTCGGTGAGCGGCGCCGCGTGGGTGCGGACGGCGCGTGGACGTGCCAAAACCTCGACGTGCGCCCCGTGATCCAGAGCATCATCGACGAGCTGTACGCACGTCATCACGAGTCCGGTCGGGTCGACCTCAACGACATCGCCGAGATCATCGGTACACACCACGTCTCGTACGAGGAGGTCGACCACATCGTCGATCGCCTGGAGGCGCAGGGCCTCGTGGTGGGCGAGCCGATCGACGCGGACGAGGTGACCGTGATGAAGCGCGTGCTCGGCGCCGCGCGTTCTCTGCGCGCCTCGCTCGGACGGAACCCGACGATCACCGAGATCGCTTTGTCCTCGGGCCACCCGGCGCACGTCGTGCGTCGCGCGCTCGAGCGAGGCGTGTCGCCGCGCGTGGTCAGGAGCTACTAGCCTGATAGAGTGAGGCCGTGCCCGTCGGCCCGCGCCTCGCTGTGTCTCTCGCTCTGCTCGCGACGACGATCGCGCCGCGCACGCTCGCCGAGCCTCCGAAGGCCGCGCCGCCGTCGAAGGAGGCGGTGGAGCTCTCGGCCGAGAAGCTCGACATCGACATCGCGGCGAAGCGCGCGGTGCTCGAGGGCCAGGTGCGCCTGACGAAGGGTGGCCTCGTGGTGCGCGCGCCGCGCGTGGAGGTGCGTTACGACGAGGTGCCCAACGTGACGTGGGCGAAGGGCACGGGCGGGGTCGTGGCGGAGGTGAAGGACGTCCGCGCGGAGGCGCCCGAGGTGGAGATCGACCTCGGCAAGCAGACGCTCTCGCTTCGAGGCGGGGTGCGGCTCGCGCGCGGGGCGGGGTGGATCCGCGCGGAGAAGGCGACGATCGATCTCGTGAGCCTGAAGGTGTCGCTCTCGGATGTGAAGGGAGCGATGCCGGTGCCGTAGCGCCTTGGCTCATTCCTCGACGACGCGGATGGGCATCCAGTCGAATCCGGTGACGCCTGCGTCGCGGAAGATGCGCCAGACCTTCGGGGTCACGAGAAACCAGGGGTAAGCGAGGACGGAGTCGGACACGTCACCGTTGAACTTCACGTAGCCGAACCATTCCCAGGTCACGTTCACGTCACAGGCATCCGCGAGGTCCGAGGCGCGGTAGGCGAGGCGGGGCGGGATCTCCCAGAAGGTGCCAAAGCAGCTCCGCCCGCACGGGCATGGTTGGGGGAGATCGATCCCAGTCGATCGAGGTGACATGCGGGGCAGCGTGTGCGTCGCGTATAGCTGCTGCCACGGAAGTTGAAATTGCGCCCGCTTCTCGAATGCCGCGAAGACGCCCCGGAAGGAGAGCCCCGTCGCGCCGCTGTCCGCGAGCGCGCCGGCCAGCTTTTCGTCGACGAGGATGTCGTGGTACCAGGTCGGCGCTGCGCGCTTGCCCTCGAGTGATTGGAGCCTTTCGCCATCGACGAACATGGCGGACGTCTGCCGGGCCCCAGAGCCACACGAGCTGCACGCCTCGGACATGTCGTACCGGGTGCCCACGCGCGGCCCCGCGAAAATACCATCCATCGCGTCGTGGACGTCCATGAAGATCAGGCGCGCCGCTTCGAGCTCGTCGTCCGTGTAGCGATCCCGGCGGAACTCCGACCATTTGACGCCATGCTGCTTCAGAAGCCCCAGGAGCCTGGGAAGTCGCTCGTCGCTGTCGTCGAGGGTGACCCATATTGGCAGCCTTTTGAGCACGGGGCCGAACATCTCGACGACGTCGGGTCCACAGCCCACGGATCGCATGAGGCTATGGGGATCGCCCATCAAACATGCCCCATCAAAATCAATCTTGACTTCGGTTCGCATATCGAAACCTGCTCGTATCGACGACTGGGTCACTTGCCGAAGTATGGCTTGATGGCATCGAGCCAGTGTGGATACGACTTGTACGCCTCTTCATACACCTTCCACAGATCGGCTTTGCTCCTGATCCCGGGTCGCGCCGCGATGAACATCCTATTGAAATCTCGGTGCTCCGCTACCGTCAAGATCACCGACGGTATCTTGTCAAGCTCCTTCGTGAGCCCGTGCGTGATCGCCTGGTTGACCTCCAGGATATGATGCGCCTCGTACCTCCCCTTCATGCCATCCGTGAACTTGCTCAGCACCTCGTACGGGGCGATGGTCTGGTTTTGCGCGAGCGCACTCGTAATCTCCTCCCCGTACTGCTTGGCCAGGAGCTCCGCCGTCTCCTTGGACAGCTCCTCGGCCCCCTCGATGATGAGCGGCGCCTTCTTCGCGCAAGCCTCCTCCAGCTTCTTCGCGAACGTCTCCGCCTGCCCGACGAGCACCCCCGAGGCGACCTGCGCAATCGCCGCCGCGGCCTGGACGATGGCGTTGTCGACGCCGTCCTCGCTGCTCCCGCCGATGATACCGAATCGCTTGCCGTCCTTGCGCGCGAGGTCGTGATTGAACTCGCCATTCAGCATCGCGGAGGCGATCGTCAGCTCACGGACCATCCGTTCGAGGGGCGTCAGCGCCTTTTGTTTGCCTGTCCCGTCGCCCGCGTCTTCGCCCTTGCACCCCTCCTTCGTCTGCTTGCAGGAGACCACACTCACGAGCGGTCGCCCCTGCCGATGCTGGATCTCCGGCAATGCGCCGCCGCGATCCACCATCGAGCAATGCTCATCCACGCATCTCGGCGGATGCACCTCGTCCCGCGAGGGCAAGACGCCTTCCTTGCTCAGGATCCCCTCCGACGGCAACACCATGTCCTTCGAGCGCGGGTCGTGAGGCGCAGGCTCCTTCCGCCTCGATTCCTCGGGCGGAATGCGATACTTCTCGACG of Polyangium spumosum contains these proteins:
- a CDS encoding LptA/OstA family protein is translated as MPVGPRLAVSLALLATTIAPRTLAEPPKAAPPSKEAVELSAEKLDIDIAAKRAVLEGQVRLTKGGLVVRAPRVEVRYDEVPNVTWAKGTGGVVAEVKDVRAEAPEVEIDLGKQTLSLRGGVRLARGAGWIRAEKATIDLVSLKVSLSDVKGAMPVP
- a CDS encoding sigma-70 domain-containing protein, which encodes MGADGAWTCQNLDVRPVIQSIIDELYARHHESGRVDLNDIAEIIGTHHVSYEEVDHIVDRLEAQGLVVGEPIDADEVTVMKRVLGAARSLRASLGRNPTITEIALSSGHPAHVVRRALERGVSPRVVRSY
- a CDS encoding DVUA0089 family protein; the protein is MNQLRRTFRLAALASMTTGLLLAAATLQGCATAVSSGGVGGEGGDGGDAGGAGNMGGIGGGGGSTGGIGGAGGSDVGGAGGMGGIGGGASSSSSSSASSSSSSSSSSSSGAGGGFEPPVGTADYPAETEQNNLPASANPVAPGTLGFTASIHPTGDVDVFSIEVTEPGSVLKVSTGDGMGGCPAGVATLVRVFGPGGAFIGQDTNSGPGLCSQLLPASNPAMGNLAVGTYSVQVESASFSALPFYVADIQVVAPGCGDGLVQAAEQCDDGNTTPGDGCTADCKLEGNYPTEMEPNQPQNMANAISGTNGVVAAIQPIGDQDFFSFEVTVPGTSVRLEITNGQNACPSGFDSKIYLYDTQGAEIAADDDDGVDNCSLLDPMVDTSVTNLPAGKYAVMVEEFSNDEAQAWYELTYQLFEPGCGDNMVQVGEQCDDGNTAAGDGCSPTCQFEGNFLTESEPNQPNNQADSLVGFDGAVAQITPAGDQDYFSFEVTAPGSSVTIEVTDGQGGCPSGFDSKIYLYSPTNMLLVSDDEDGVDSCSLINPILDTAAKNLPVGTYVVMVEEYLNDETSPLYVLKVKASAPGCGDGLLSNPPEQCDDGNNTPGDGCDAMCLAEEPWEIESNDTTATATPLWPATSSWRAKIDPASDVDYFVFDLPGGASPNLMVHALGNPATCNGDTVMHLVDANGVEILEDDDDGPGTCSTMSKALDPALGSLPPGTYYVWVEEYGNNSTINGYELSLVFE